The genome window TTGCGTTGCCCCTCAATTAATTACTCAGGTAAAGCTCTGTAGAAACACGCCGCGGCGTGTCTCTACGAAGTTTAAGTGTTTGGAGAAATCAGGCTAGGGATTTGAGTAAAGCGTAAATGATGAGTAATTCATCTAAACCGTCTTTACGTCCAGCTTCTTTCCTTTGAGTTTTTTGCCTCTTACTGAACGGACTACTTTTTCAGCTAAAGAAGCAGGTACTTCAAGATAACTGATTCTGTCCTGAATGGTGATATCCCCGATAAGTTTTCCGGAAATATTTGCTTCTCCGGCAAAAGTACCGAGCAGGTCTCCCGGTTTTATTCTGTCCTTGCGGCCGATATTAACCGATATGGTTACGTTACCATCACCTGAACTGATTTCTTCCGGTGCAGAAGAAGCAGCCTTCTTAGCCAGGCCGAATTTTTCCTTCATCAGGTAAGCTGCCACATCAAGTGATGTAATCTCATCATCAAGCAGGTTCTCGACCATTTTAATATATTTTGGTGCATCTTTGGCTTTAGAAGCTTCGCGGACGCTTTTTGCCAGCGACTGTATCTTCATATCCTCAATATCACCGAAACTGGGAATTTTGCCCAGCTTCATTTTGTGATTGATATATCTCTGCAGGTTTTTCATTTTCTGGAAATCACCTCCGGAGACAAAAGTAAACGCCTTGCCTTCTTTGCCGGCACGGCCGGTTCTGCCGATACGGTGTACGTATGCTTCTTCATCCTGCGGCATATCGTAATTAAATACCGCTTCCACATCATCAATATCAAGACCGCGCGCGGCAACATCCGTGGCAACAAGAATTTCCAGCGTTCCTTTTCTGAATCTGCCGAGTACTTTTTCGCGCATACCCTGACTCATATCGCCGTGCAGACCGTCAACGGAATATCCGCGTGCACGGAGCTGCTCAACCAGTTCATCAACATAACGCTTCGTATTGCAGAACACCATTGAAAGTTTCAGGTTATGGAAATCAATCAGGCGGGTGAGTGATTCAATCTTATCTTTTCCGCGAACTTCAAAATACACCTGCTCAGTTTTTGGAACCGTCAGTACCTCATGTGCGATTCTGATATGCTCCGGATCTTTCTGATACTTTCTGGTCAGGTCAAGGATTGGTTTTGGCATGGTTGCGGAAAACATAACAGTCTGCCGTTCCTGAGGCGCCGAGCGGAGGATTTTTTCGATATCATCTCTGAAGCCCATGTTGAGCATCTCATCGGCTTCATCAAGCACTACCATGCTCACTTTGCTGATATCCAGGGTTCCGCGGTCAAGGTGATCCATAATACGGCCAGGGGTGCCGATGATGATGCGGACTCCCTTTTTCAGGGCGGTTATCTGCCGTTCAATAGGCTGTCCGCCATAAACCGGGAGAATGGTTGCAAATTTTTTGTATTTGGCAAGCTTTGCCATTTCTTCAGCTACCTGGAGAGCAAGCTCCCTGGTCGGGCACATGATAAGGGTGTGAACATGTTTCCCCTCATGAGGCATCAGCTCAAGGGAGGGAATTCCGAAGGCGGCGGTTTTTCCAGTGCCGGTCTGGGCCTGGCCGATGATGTCTTTACCAGCGAGAACACGGGGGATAGATTCGGTCTGTATTGGGGTTGCCTCTTCGTAGCCAAGATCTTCAATGGCTTTCTGCATATCTTTAGAGAGGCCGAATTCTGTGAACCGGATTTTATTCATAAACGTTGTAGTAATAGTCTTTCTTCTGCCCGAGCGGGCAAATAGTTGTTAAAAAAGCTGCAGGAAGAACATCCGCAATGAAAAACATCATCTTTGTGAGAATCGTCTGACTGGGGTGAAAACCGAAGTATCAAGCTGGAATCTGCCGGCAAGCTGACGCACAGAAAGCGTCAGAATCAGTTGCCAAAGATAAGGAAAAAGAATATCTTTACCGAATGATTTTCATGGGGGTAGAACCCCGGGAATCCTGACCGGAGTAAAACAAGAGCAGATCCGAAAATGAAGACTACAGCAAACCCTGCCGGTTCAACCGCACTGGCCGATGGCACTTATAAAGAACTCAGGGAGCAGACCTTTACCACGGTTATCCTCCCCTGGGGGGCAACCGAACCCCATAACTACCACCTCCCCTACGGCACCGATATTTTTGAAAGTGAATATATATCACGCCATGCGGCCGATTACGCTTCCTCCCTCGGGGCCAGGATTGCAGTGCTGCCGGTCATTCCGTTTGGTGTGAACACCGGGCAGCTTGATCTGCCGTACACCATTAATATAAATCCCTCAACGCAGATGATGATTCTGAAAGATATACTCAGTTCTCTTCAGCCGCACGGCGTTAAGAAGTTTTTTATCCTTAACAGCCACGGCGGCAACGATTTTAAGCAGATACTCAGAGAACTGCAGCCGCAGTTTCCGGGTATACTGCTGGGATATATCAACTGGTTCCGTATGAAAGGGCAGGATGAATTCTTTGAAGAAAAAGACGATCACGCCGGAGAGATGGAAACAAGCATTATGATGTATATACGCCCGGAGCTGGTTCTGCCGCTTAGTGAGGCAGGGGAAGGAAAAGCCCGCCCCTTTGCTCTGAAGCAGCTTCATGAAGGATGGGCATGGACGCAGCGTGAGTGGACAAAAGCAACTACAGATACCGGAGCCGGGAATCCGAAAAAAGCTTCCGCGGAAAAAGGCAAACGCTTTCTGGAGTATCTGATTAAGCAGACGGGAGACTTCCTGTATCAGCTTGATGCCACTCCTCATGAAAAGATCTACGCAAAGGAGGCTGAGTGATGCGCATTCTCCTGGTTTTACTGATAACCGCGGCGTCATTCGGTCAGGAAATTGTTTATAATGAGTTTATTGCTCTTGATTATTACCGCGTTAAAATAAAGATCCGGATTTCCGGTGCTGATACATCCCTCTATATACCCACAGAAGAAACGCGGTCAAAAAAGATCAGCGAAACCAATGCTGCATGTTATATCCGCTCGCGATGGGTTTCTTCGTCGGGATTTGAATTCCATTTTCCCGTATCGGTCAGAATATCAGAGCAGATCGAAAGCCGTACTGCGCCTCCCCTTTATACGGTAAGGAAAAGTGAAATTCCCGCTGAAGCGGATCTCCTTTTCCGTCTACCGGCAGTCAGTCATGAAAAGAAAATCTTTATCCTCGGGGAGTGGCATAATATACCGGTTCATCCGAAACTGACATCCGAACAGAAGAATACTGAACTGCTTCTTGCTGCAGGAGACCGTGATTTTGCAGAAGGGAATTACCGGCAAGCACTCATGCATTATCTGCAGATCATCCAGCTGGACAAAGGCCGATATGACGAGATAGCCCTTAAAGCGGCTTATGCACAAACGGAACTGGGGAGTGAATATCTTGCGGAGGGTAAAACTGATGATGCATATATTATGCTCAGCAGTGCTCATGAAGCGATGCAAAAAGTGAGCAAAGAGCGAATCAGCAGGACAGACAGCCTGCTTGGGCTCTGCCTTAAGGCAATGGGGGAAAAGAGTTTTGCCCGGAATCTGCCCGGCGAATCACTCTATTATCTGCAGGAAAGCATGAAATATAATCCGGGGCAGGAACTGCAGGAACGTATATCATATATACAGAGCACCAAACGCTCCCGGTGGGTGCTGGGCCTTACTGGTGTTCTGCCGGGGGTAGGACAGTTTTATAAAGGGGAGTACGCAAAAGGCACCATCATGGCAGGACTTTTTACCGCAGGTATAGCCATTATGAGCATCAATTTTGCTGAAGCGGATAAAAATGAGAGAGAGGCAGATGAATATGCGGCGCTGCTTCCCGATGCCATAGGGAACGACCGTATTGCATTTCGCAGGCTTGAATTCGCCAAAAGGGATGAGGCGAGGAGGAAAAACCAGATAGCTTATACGGCTCTTGCGGTTAGCTGTGTAACGCTTTTCTGGAGCATTTATGACGGTATATATACCGAGGATGAGCTCTACCGGGTGAAGAAACCGGAACGGGGATTTGATCTTACCGCGGGTTTTCTGAATGATAATCCCGCTCTGCAGATGGTCTTCCGGTTTTAGAGGCGATTATTTTTCGCGAGGCTTTTTAACCGGCAGGGTAAAACAAAATGTGGCGCTGCTGCCGGGTTCGTTTTCAGCCCATAACTTTCCCTCATTCAGTTCGATCATGTCACGGCAGAAAATAAGGCCGAGGCCTGTGCCGGTTTCTCCTTTTGTACCAGGTGTTGAAGGAAGGCTGTTTTCAATGTAGGTCACACCTTCCGGAAGGTTTTTTATTCCATCACCTGTGTTCTTTACGCTGACCTTAAGAAAATCACCAACTTCTTCCGCGCTCAGGAGGATTGCTCCCTGAGGAGGGGTGAATTTGACTGCGTTTGAAACCAGATTGTGCATCACGCTTGAAAGCGCGGAGCGGTCAGCATAGACCGTGAAATCACTGCTGATATTGTTATAAACACTGATCTGTTTAGCGCGTATATTATCCTCTGAAACCTTTATTGCGCCAAGCGCGGTTTCAAGGAATATATACTCTTCCGGGTTGGGTTTTATCTTGCCAAGCTGAAGGGAAGCCCACTCAAGCAGATCCTTAAGCATCTTGTTAATCTTATTCATGGAAGCATGAATACGGCTGAGCGCTTCCTGTTTCTCTGCTTCTTCCATGTGCTGATGTTCCTTCATCAGAATTTCGGTATATGCAGTGACACCCCAGATGGGACTTTTAAGGTCATGCGCAACGATGGAGAAGAGCTTATCCTTTGCCTTATTGGCGGCTTCTGCTTCCTGGTGCTGTTTTTTGGTTAGCAGGTTCTGCTCCTGCAGATCCTGGTTAAGCCGTTTTAGCTGATTTCTTTGTCTGATACTCAGCCAGAGTACCAGCAGGGCGGTAAACAGAATTCCGGCAAAGGTGATGATAACAAACAGCGTTTTATTCTTTTCATACAGGATGCGCTCCCGGTTCCGTTCGATTTCCATTTCAATGCGGGAGTTCATGATATCCGTTGCTACGGGATTTTTACTGGTTTCCCGGAACTGACTATAAGCTATTTTAAGATATTCGAGGGCTTTTTCCTTATCACCGGCCATCTCATAATAATCAGCCAGGCGGAAAGCGGTTTCATGTGTATATACACCACCGGAATCAGGGTTAACCAGTGCATCCGATTCAATTATCATATTTATCGCGAGCGCATACCTGCCGCTCTTTGCGTAATTACCGGAAGCATTGCGGAGAAATTCAACCAATGAGGAGACTGAGTTAACTGACCGCGCAAGGCGGATGCCGTCTTCAAAGAGCCGTGAGGCTTCTTCATACTCAGTAAGAAAGGATTTCCATGAAGCAATGATATTAAGACTGGAGAGCATTAAAGGAGTATTCTGCAGCAGTGCCGCTCCCTCCATTGATCGCCGGGCATTTGCCATCAGCGAATCCGCATCATTCCGGTATATCCGGACGTTTGCTTTCTTGTTAAAATAGATATCGGCGGAAGAATCAGGTGTTCCTCTGCCATAGAGACTGAAATGGATGGTTTTTTCAAAATAGACCGCGGCAAGACGGTTTTCGCTTCGTATATATCCCTCAGTATCTCCCGCAGCAGCTGAGACGGCACGGGCATTATGCAAAACAGTAATGGCTTCGGAGAATTTACCCTGCACGCGTTTAACTTCCCCTATATGCCGCAGTACTTTTGATTCTCTGACAGGGTCTTTAAACCGGCGCGCAACAGCAAGCGCATAACCCTCATACTTCTCGGTATTGGGATGATTGTTAATAGCTTTCCACAAGTTTGCCAGGCGGAACGAAAGGAAAAATATGCTGGTGTCGGCCGGGTTTTCTTCTGCTATTGAAAGGCCAAGTTCGGCAATCAATACCTGATTAACCACATCTTCGCCGGAAGTTTTTTGTTTAAGCTCCTGAAGAATAAATTCCAGTTTATCTTTGTCGGCAGAATGTTCTTCTATCCGGATAAAGAGGGAGTCAAACGAGGCAAATACCTGGGGTGTAAGAATCAGGAAAATCAGCAGGCGGATTATGAATACCATGCACCCCTCAGGATAATTCTGGAAAAACAAAGCTGCCAAATCTCTGCAGCATGAAAAGGTGTAATCCGGGCAGTATTCATTTCAATTTTATGTAAAACCAACCGAAATATAACCAGTAATGGTGAAGAAGGAAACCCGTTCAGCATTTATTAGGAATTTACCTTATATGCCGGTCACTTGCCGGAAGAGGGATAACAAAACTCAGGTAAACGCGCTTAATGTACCGCGATTTACCCAGGAGACCCTTCCGGCACAGAAATGTATTGCATAACGATGGCAGATAAATTTTT of Ignavibacteriales bacterium contains these proteins:
- a CDS encoding DEAD/DEAH box helicase, encoding MNKIRFTEFGLSKDMQKAIEDLGYEEATPIQTESIPRVLAGKDIIGQAQTGTGKTAAFGIPSLELMPHEGKHVHTLIMCPTRELALQVAEEMAKLAKYKKFATILPVYGGQPIERQITALKKGVRIIIGTPGRIMDHLDRGTLDISKVSMVVLDEADEMLNMGFRDDIEKILRSAPQERQTVMFSATMPKPILDLTRKYQKDPEHIRIAHEVLTVPKTEQVYFEVRGKDKIESLTRLIDFHNLKLSMVFCNTKRYVDELVEQLRARGYSVDGLHGDMSQGMREKVLGRFRKGTLEILVATDVAARGLDIDDVEAVFNYDMPQDEEAYVHRIGRTGRAGKEGKAFTFVSGGDFQKMKNLQRYINHKMKLGKIPSFGDIEDMKIQSLAKSVREASKAKDAPKYIKMVENLLDDEITSLDVAAYLMKEKFGLAKKAASSAPEEISSGDGNVTISVNIGRKDRIKPGDLLGTFAGEANISGKLIGDITIQDRISYLEVPASLAEKVVRSVRGKKLKGKKLDVKTV
- a CDS encoding creatininase family protein, with the protein product MKTTANPAGSTALADGTYKELREQTFTTVILPWGATEPHNYHLPYGTDIFESEYISRHAADYASSLGARIAVLPVIPFGVNTGQLDLPYTININPSTQMMILKDILSSLQPHGVKKFFILNSHGGNDFKQILRELQPQFPGILLGYINWFRMKGQDEFFEEKDDHAGEMETSIMMYIRPELVLPLSEAGEGKARPFALKQLHEGWAWTQREWTKATTDTGAGNPKKASAEKGKRFLEYLIKQTGDFLYQLDATPHEKIYAKEAE
- a CDS encoding HAMP domain-containing histidine kinase — its product is MVFIIRLLIFLILTPQVFASFDSLFIRIEEHSADKDKLEFILQELKQKTSGEDVVNQVLIAELGLSIAEENPADTSIFFLSFRLANLWKAINNHPNTEKYEGYALAVARRFKDPVRESKVLRHIGEVKRVQGKFSEAITVLHNARAVSAAAGDTEGYIRSENRLAAVYFEKTIHFSLYGRGTPDSSADIYFNKKANVRIYRNDADSLMANARRSMEGAALLQNTPLMLSSLNIIASWKSFLTEYEEASRLFEDGIRLARSVNSVSSLVEFLRNASGNYAKSGRYALAINMIIESDALVNPDSGGVYTHETAFRLADYYEMAGDKEKALEYLKIAYSQFRETSKNPVATDIMNSRIEMEIERNRERILYEKNKTLFVIITFAGILFTALLVLWLSIRQRNQLKRLNQDLQEQNLLTKKQHQEAEAANKAKDKLFSIVAHDLKSPIWGVTAYTEILMKEHQHMEEAEKQEALSRIHASMNKINKMLKDLLEWASLQLGKIKPNPEEYIFLETALGAIKVSEDNIRAKQISVYNNISSDFTVYADRSALSSVMHNLVSNAVKFTPPQGAILLSAEEVGDFLKVSVKNTGDGIKNLPEGVTYIENSLPSTPGTKGETGTGLGLIFCRDMIELNEGKLWAENEPGSSATFCFTLPVKKPREK